TGCAAATAAAAGCAATTGTCGCCATCCCCGCGAAAAAAACGGGGATGGCGGCGAAAATACTACTCCAGTGTCGGTCGGTCGATGGCAAACCGGTCCCTGGTGGTGGAATAATAACTGCCCTCCATACGCCCTACCGTATCGAGTTTAGCGACATTAATACGATTACCGTCTTTTAGTTCATCATTCACATGAATATGGCAAATCTGTCCCAGTATCAGATTACCCGCCAATGGGTCGTTGCCAAATGAAATCAGATCGTGCAAACGACACTCATAATGAACCATCGCTTCCTTAACAGAAGGCGGCTTAACCAGAGATGATGGCATAGCGGTCAGCCCTGTCTGTTGCAGCTCATCCACATGATGCTCGTAGGGGGCGGAAGTCTGGTTCATGGCATCGGCAACATGATGACTGACCACATTCACCACAAACTCTCTGGTATTGCGGATATTGTTCAGGGTGTCTTTACTTTTGCCGGTGCCGTCCAGCAAAGGTGAAAAACCCAGAACAGGCGGGTTAACACTCACCACATTAAAGAAAGAGAAAGGTGCCAGGTTGACAATACCCTGATCGTCAATACTGGACACCCAGGCGATCGGTCTTGGTGTCACGGTACTGATCAGTAATTTGTAGACATCCTTTACGGGGGTCGCAGTTGGATCAATATGCATGGCCGGCTCACTTTATAATTCAGATTTTTGGACGGTTCATTAGTATAGACCGAACCAGAAACAACGGTCAGTATTTCTTCCTGACCGGAGTTAAGCAAGCCGGGATCGTCAGTTCTAATTTTTTCGACTAGTCTTTCTGTGCTCTCACTTATTTAGCGCAAAGAAAAATAGTTATCCATGCTACCAGGACTTTTCAGAATCAACGATACGATGGCAAGTTACCCCCACAGTTATTCAATAAGAGTGGTGGTTATAACACTTTTGTTGAACTTGAGTTATCCAAACTCCGGTAACGCAAGCCTATGGTTATTCATTACACAACTGCCGTGCAGTTCAGGGCAAATGGACGAAGATGAACCGGGCGATCATCAGGATACAACCACTTTTGACGAGAACAATACAGATAGCGAGACTCAAGGATCAACATTCTCATACATCGAATATGATACTTTTTTGCCACTTCCACCGAAAAAGCCGATAATGCTTTTTTCAACACTGTCTCCCACTGCTAATAGCGATGTTCTTTTTGATCAGACTGAAATGGATAAATCATCTGCCTTTAACCACCTGTCATTAACAAAAAATAATTTGATTAGTCAGTATTTAGAGAGGGTGCTGTCACAAACACTCAACTATCCACCTCTGATAACCGTTTTTCCTGTTCAGGTTTCAGAGGCTTCAGATTCAACAATGTCTGACAATGCCATTTATCGGGATCGATTAAATGGCAGGGCAAAAATCATTGCTTTTAGTATTAAAAAAACAAAAAAAACATCAGATAGCCATTTAGCTGAAGAATTACAGCGTAAAATTTATGAACTCATGATTTCAGAATTCAACAAACTGCAAGCACGAGGTTTGCCAGGAAACATTGCTGTTGAAATCGTTTTAAACAATTTTTCATACGACCCTAAGACATACTCTGTCCATTGCACGGTTTGTGGTGTTAACAGAGATTACCGCCCCGGCCAGACTGTTGAGATAGAGCTATCCAGTGCATTAAAGCATAACCAGACATGCCGATTAAGGCCTGTGACGGTATGCAGGCTGTTTAACCCCGAACAGGGAGAACAGGGAGAACAGGGAGAACAGGAGGGACAGGGAGAACAGGAGGGACAGGGAGAGGAGCCAGGGGTGACAAAATGTAAATGCGGTTTAAAAAAATCAGCGGTTATATCTGATGAAAATAGCCTGACTCACCTTTTTGAATTACGAAAAGAATCAGGCATTGGCTGCCTTACCACCGCAAGGACTCTCAATCCTGGTTTATGGCAACCCCATCATCATTGCTGGGAAATCATTACAAAACACGTGAGCTCAAAGCATGATCCCTCCCTTGGTGCCTTCGATGCCATCACTCACCAGTTCAGTGCCAACCTGATTCTGGATCGGGCTCTGGAAGCTCTGCCATCTAATCCAGGCCTGCATTTTGTTGTCGACTATTTAGTGGAAACGGTGATGCTTTCCAATGATCCTGCTCCCCGGAATTCAGCATTAACAGAGCAGGAGAATATCGCTCCGTCCCAATTTCCTGCTTCACCCGACTCTGAGAAGATAGCGAGCGCTTCTTTTACACCTGTTTCAAAAAGACCAGAATCTTCGGTCATAATACCTGACCCTCCTCGATTCACTGAAATAAGGCCAGAGCTACACGAATATCTAACCCGTCTGGAAAACGACAGCGTATTCTGGACACAAGTCCCTCAGGGAATGAGCGTTACTCAAGTCAGAAATATTGCTAATACAATAGAACCCGGAAACAGCTACAGTATTTTTCGGGCAAGCATTCAAGATGCCCTGAGCCAGTGGCGGCCCGAAGATAGTGCCAGCGTGGCACAGTCAGTCAGCTCTTCTGCGAATGAAGCAACGACCAGCCACGCAATGGATGCTGATGAATTTCGCTTTTTAGCAAGTATCTCCGAATTGCCAGAGGCTACTCTTGAAAAACTGCTGACTCAGCTGGCACTCGTGACCCAGGGAACGCAGGAAAGCCCTGTCCCTTTTCTGACAATGGAAGATCCGAGACTATTCGGCAGAGAGTGGAATGAGCTCTTAAGGCTATATAAAAAGGGTTTGAGAAATAACCCGGAGGGCAATAAATGAACCGTTTTTCGCCCTGTTTTTCAAGGCGATGATTTTGCATTCCCATTGATAACGTCGAATATTTTGACTCAGGCTTATATCCTGCTCACTGTTTGGTAGTAGACTCTCTGCGTAGAGAAAGAAAAACCTCACAATAAAGGAGAGTTCAGAATGTTCTCCAGTCACCTGAGCCTCGACGAATTCATGCTGGGACTGCACAAGCGCAACCCCCACGAACCTGAGTTTCATCAGGCTGTGCAGGAAGTGGCCCAGAGCGTTATCCCCTACATCAATCGCCATCCGCAGTATATCAAGGCCCGTATCCTTGAACGTATGACGGAACCCGACAGAATCATCACCTTTCGGGTCTGCTGGGAAGATGATGAGGGTCATATACGTGTGAATCGTGGCTACCGGGTTCAGTTTAATAATGCCATTGGCCCTTACAAAGGCGGCCTGCGCTTTGCCTCAAACCTGACCCTCGATACGCTCAAGTTTCTGGGTTTCGAACAGACCTTTAAAAACAGCCTGACCACCCTCCCCCTGGGCGCTGCAAAAGGCGGCTCGGACTTTAACCCTAAAGGCAAAAGTGACCTGGAAGTGATGCGTTTCTGTCAGTCCTATATGAGTGAAATGCACAAGCATCATTGGTGTGGGAGCCCGTGAAATCAGCTATCTGTTTGGTCAGTACAAACGCCTGGAGAACGAGTTTCAGGGTGTATTAACCGGTAAAGGGCTGGAATACGGCGGTAGCCTGGTTCGCAAGGAAGCCACAGGCTTTGGCACCGTGTTCTTTGCCCAGGAAATGTTAAGGGAGCATGGACATACGCTGGAAGACAAAACCTGCGTCGTATCCGGCTCTGGTAATGTCGCCCTGTATACGGCTGAAAAAATCATTGAGCTGGGTGGTAAAGTGGTTGCCATGTCCGATTCTTCAGGCAGTTTTTATGCCCCTGACGGAATCACCAAAGACCAGTTGATCTGGCTGATTGACCTGAAAGAAGTGCGCCGGGGCCGTATCAACGAATTTGCCGAACAGTTTGGTTGTGAATTCCATGAAAGCGCCAAGGTCTGGCAGTTCCCCTGCCATCTGGCTTTTGCCTGCGCCACACAGAACGAGCTTAACCTGCAAGATGCCAAAACCCTGGTTGCTAATCGCTGCATAGCGGTCGCTGAAGGTGCCAATATGCCCGCCACGCTTGAGGCCGTCCATTTCCTGAAAGAAAACAATGTGCTGTTTGCGCCCGCCAAGGCAGCCAACGCTGGCGGCGTTGCTGTATCCGGACTGGAAATGAGCCAGAACAGCATGAGAATGTCCTGGTCAACCGAAGAACTGGAAGAACGTCTGCATCTGATCATGCGCAGAATCCACCAGCAATGCCTGACCTATGGGCGGAATGGTAATGGACAGATTGATTACGTGCAGGGAGCTAATATTGCCGGATTCAAAAAAGTAGCCGACGCCATGCTGTCATACGGTGTCGTGTAAGAGCAGGGGCTATCTGCCTGCTTTCAGCCTGTTCAGGCCAGCAGATAGCCTTCCATAACAAACCCCACCAGTATACCCAGGGAAGCACCAATCACCACTTCAAAAGGGGTATGCCCCAGCAGCTCTTTCAACCGCTCGTCGTGAATTTTTTCTTCGATCTTATGCGTCAGCCGTTCAATAATTTTATTCAATACCCCGGCCTGCTTACCTGCCGCTCTGCGGATTCCGGCCGCGTCGTACATCACTACCATGGCAAAGATGGCAGCCATGGCAAATTCGGTACTGCCCCAGCCTTCCGACAAACCGACACAGGTAGCCAGTGAGGTGACTGTCGCCGAGTGAGAACTGGGCATACCGCCGGTGTCCCACAGACGTCGGATATTAACCTGCCCTTCCATCAACACCGAACTGATAACCTTGTAAAACTGGGCACTGAACCAGGCAACAAACACCACATCCAGAATTTTATTACCCAGAAACACACCGGATTCTAATAACATCGTGTTGCAAACAACCATGGACAAAAACTGTGGCTGCGCACGTTACCAGCTTTATGGGCTGCTAGAAAAGCTTTAAACAAGCGTCTAGTATTGAGTTCCATCGTACAAATTAAATAAGAGGCCGGAGTCATTATGCTGATGGTTGTTTCCCCAGCCAAAACACTGGATTACGATACCCAACCTGTGACCTCTGCATCCAGCCAGCCAGATTTTCTGGAACAGGCTGAAGCGCTGGTCAAACAGCTGCGCACCCTCACCCCGGCAGACCTGGGTAGCCTGATGAAAATCAGCGACAAGCTGGCACAGCTGAATGCGGCACGTTTCGAAGCCTGGCGACGGCCTTTCACTCCGGACAATGC
Above is a genomic segment from Endozoicomonas euniceicola containing:
- a CDS encoding divergent PAP2 family protein, producing MVVCNTMLLESGVFLGNKILDVVFVAWFSAQFYKVISSVLMEGQVNIRRLWDTGGMPSSHSATVTSLATCVGLSEGWGSTEFAMAAIFAMVVMYDAAGIRRAAGKQAGVLNKIIERLTHKIEEKIHDERLKELLGHTPFEVVIGASLGILVGFVMEGYLLA
- a CDS encoding Glu/Leu/Phe/Val dehydrogenase dimerization domain-containing protein, with product MFSSHLSLDEFMLGLHKRNPHEPEFHQAVQEVAQSVIPYINRHPQYIKARILERMTEPDRIITFRVCWEDDEGHIRVNRGYRVQFNNAIGPYKGGLRFASNLTLDTLKFLGFEQTFKNSLTTLPLGAAKGGSDFNPKGKSDLEVMRFCQSYMSEMHKHHWCGSP
- a CDS encoding flavin reductase family protein — its product is MHIDPTATPVKDVYKLLISTVTPRPIAWVSSIDDQGIVNLAPFSFFNVVSVNPPVLGFSPLLDGTGKSKDTLNNIRNTREFVVNVVSHHVADAMNQTSAPYEHHVDELQQTGLTAMPSSLVKPPSVKEAMVHYECRLHDLISFGNDPLAGNLILGQICHIHVNDELKDGNRINVAKLDTVGRMEGSYYSTTRDRFAIDRPTLE
- a CDS encoding NAD(P)-dependent oxidoreductase, producing the protein MKCTSIIGVGAREISYLFGQYKRLENEFQGVLTGKGLEYGGSLVRKEATGFGTVFFAQEMLREHGHTLEDKTCVVSGSGNVALYTAEKIIELGGKVVAMSDSSGSFYAPDGITKDQLIWLIDLKEVRRGRINEFAEQFGCEFHESAKVWQFPCHLAFACATQNELNLQDAKTLVANRCIAVAEGANMPATLEAVHFLKENNVLFAPAKAANAGGVAVSGLEMSQNSMRMSWSTEELEERLHLIMRRIHQQCLTYGRNGNGQIDYVQGANIAGFKKVADAMLSYGVV